In Zingiber officinale cultivar Zhangliang chromosome 3B, Zo_v1.1, whole genome shotgun sequence, a single window of DNA contains:
- the LOC121967789 gene encoding serine/threonine-protein kinase STN8, chloroplastic, protein MASSLLPPTAFLNKNPFFPKHTSLNPFILPLKPPRHAAGRCSALIQDLLPQNFPNLELDANSPLYPFARYGIAQLRAAFAGLPEIERWEIVALVVLIWVYLTVRPGVLIGAVDAYVFAPLQQGIDSLLGRRSLKMGDFVVGDKLGEGSFGVVYYGAIVDKNGGVEGGVRKRGRRVDMDRKYKERVILKKVKVGVQGAEECGEFEEWFNYRVARAAPDSCAEFLGSFIADKTSSEFTKGGKWLVWKFEGDRTLADYIKDRNFPFNLESIMFGRILEGVDSVKRSALIIKQIMRQIITSLKRIHDTGIVHRDIKPSNLVVTSKGQIKIIDFGAATDLRIGKNYVPDRGLLDPDYCPPELYVLPEETPKPPPEPIAAIFSPILWQLNSPDLFDMYSAGITLMQMAIPKLRSTSGLKNFNAELKGAGYDLKKWRETTRSRPDMQLLDLDSGRGWDLATKLVSERGFLRRGRLSADAALRHPYFLLSGDQAAAVLSKLSLTK, encoded by the exons ATGGCTTCTTCCTTGCTTCCTCCCACTGCCTTTCTCAACAAGAACCCTTTTTTTCCCAAACACACATCCCTCAACCCCTTCATCCTACCCTTAAAGCCTCCCAGGCATGCTGCAGGCAGGTGCAGCGCCCTAATTCAAGACCTCCTCCCTCAAAATTTCCCAAACTTGGAGTTGGATGCGAACAGCCCACTGTATCCATTTGCTCGGTATGGCATTGCCCAGCTCAGGGCCGCTTTTGCAGGGCTTCCAGAGATAGAGAGATGGGAGATTGTGGCCTTGGTTGTGCTCATCTGGGTCTACTTGACTGTCAGGCCTGGGGTTCTTATTGGGGCCGTGGATGCCTATGTTTTTGCCCCATTGCAGCAGGGGATTGATAGCTTGCTGGGAAGGAGGAGCCTCAAGATGGGTGATTTCGTTGTGGGAGATAAGTTGGGCGAGGGCTCGTTTGGGGTTGTGTATTATGGTGCCATTGTAGACAAGAATGGGGGGGTGGAAGGTGGTGTGAGGAAAAGGGGAAGGAGAGTGGACATGGATCGGAAGTACAAGGAAAGGGTTATCTTGAAGAAG GTTAAGGTTGGAGTTCAAGGAGCTGAAGAATGTGGCGAGTTTGAGGAATGGTTCAATTACCGTGTAGCAAGAGCTGCTCCTGATTCATGCGCTGAGTTCCTTGGAAGTTTCATTGCTGATAAGACATCATCAGAATTCACCAAAGGGGGCAAGTGGCTTGTTTGGAAATTTGAG GGAGATCGAACCTTGGCTGATTACATAAAGGATAGGAACTTTCCATTCAATTTAGAATCCATCATGTTTGGCCGTATCCTCGAAGGAGTTGACTCAGTAAAACGAAGTGCACTCATTATTAAACAGATCATGAGACAGATAATAACTTCTCTGAAGAGGATTCATGATACAGGAATTGTCCATCGAGACATAAAACCGTCTAACTTGGTAGTCACCAGCAAAGGGCAGATCAAGATTATAGACTTTGGCGCAGCCACAGACCTTCGAATCGGCAAGAACTACGTGCCTGACCGAGGTTTGCTTGATCCCGATTATTGTCCTCCTGAATTATATGTTCTTCCAGAGGAAACACCCAAACCCCCACCAGAACCCATAGCTGCCATTTTTTCTCCAATACTATGGCAG CTCAACAGCCCTGATCTTTTCGACATGTACTCAGCAGGAATAACACTGATGCAAATGGCAATTCCAAAATTGAGGTCCACTTCAGGTCTGAAGAACTTCAATGCTGAGCTGAAGGGAGCTGGCTATGATCTGAAAAAATGGCGCGAAACTACTCGTTCGAGGCCGGACATGCAACTGCTCGATCTAGATTCTGGTAGAGGGTGGGACTTGGCAACGAAGCTAGTTTCAGAAAGAGGGTTTTTAAGAAGGGGCCGGCTATCGGCCGATGCTGCTTTGAGGCATCCTTACTTCTTACTAAGTGGTGATCAGGCAGCAGCTGTGCTTTCAAAATTAAGCTTGACAAAGTAG